The following nucleotide sequence is from Oryzias melastigma strain HK-1 linkage group LG3, ASM292280v2, whole genome shotgun sequence.
GTACACTGCCATGTTTCCTTTTCATGATCTTCTATAAACCTTTCCGCTCTTACCCTTGGCTCTGATAACAGGCTTGGCTGCTCTGATGCTGTGAGGTTTCTTTATGACGAAACGCTTCATGTAGCTCATGTTCTTTTCTTCTGCAGTTATTGCTCATATCTCTCACACTGCAGCCTCATGGTCACCTTGCACTTGAGAGAACTGGACCCTTAAAGGGCTGTATTTTACCCTACAGGCTATGGCACAGGCACTTCCTATTATCTGTGTATCAAGCTGTGGTAACAGTGACGGTGGACCTCTAGGAAGCTGTAACTTCAGCTGTATTACCTGATCCGTTCTTTACTGAAGCTAAGACTGTATATGGTGGTGTGGCTGTTGCCTCGCAGGAAGAGGACTCCGGTTTGGATCCCActtgggtcctttctgtgtggagtttgcaacCGTTGTGCATCTGGGTACTTTAGGATCCTTCTACagtctaaaaatatgttttataggTTAATAAGGGACTCTAAAATGACCATTGTGTGTGGCCCTGCATTGAGGAattgtccagggtgtaccctccTTCCAAACCTGAGGTAGCTAACTCCAATGATCTCTGTGATCATGCACAGGAACAagcaggaaaagaaaatgagttgatttgtttttgcttctggCGTCGCAGCAGGAAACTACTCTGCAATTTGCAGATGTGATTTGGTTTTAGTTTTATgacagatgcccttcctgacaaaaCCCCCAGTATTTACCTGGATTTGGAACAGAGACATGGAAACTGGGGTGCTGAAAATTGGGGTAAAGGTAGATGACTCTAGAGGTCCAGAGGGAGGGAggttaaaaagtataaaatgataaaacagaaaaaagaaccaTGGACTTACCCTCATCATAACAATTATTGTATgtaaaatagcattaaaatTGTGCTGCTGTGTTAGTGGCCctgtaaaagttattttcatgGGGTCCAAAATAGGATATAACATaatataataatgttttttttagacttcttTTCCCCGTTCTTAAATTCAAacctatttatatatatatatgtttatataaagTTTTCTCTAATTTTCTATCTTACTGGCtgtaatttctttctttttttaatgacaaaatgaTAACGAATAATACTGTTAATATTTGATTGTtcttgtttcaatttttttcagcgCCTTTAAAGGTTAAAATCTGTCTTTAGCTCAGTCACTTCACTGCTTGGTAATTCTGACAATATCTAAGAGGAtgattacaagttttttttgttttttacatcacaTCCTGCAATtccaatttctttgttttacttattcattttatttgataaattggttatatttgtattatttaaaaaagttttcatctATAATCACTTTATCCATCTCACAGCTGAGTTTGTTATAGTGTCACTCTAACAGGTCCTGGATGGACAAGTTTTTCTCTAATGACTTTCCCCTTTAAGTAAGTAGTTTTCTCAAGcttattacatttgtgttttcaacactgatttttttataaacattttgtttttgctaaagtaACACAATACAAAGAGTGAACAAAAATCACAGCATAGATTATATTATTACCAGTAATTATAATAAGTTAAAACTACATTATCAAATAGCAGAACAGAACATATTTCATGAAACATGTTAACTGAAACGTATACATCTCCAAATTGttgcataaaaaacaacacagaagaaaaatgaatttgagATGGACGGATTTGCTCCATTAAAGTTGACTTAAGAATCTTCGatggagaaataaaacaatatttatgcaTTTCAAATCCCACACAGAGCagatatagttttaaaaaaagctttgttaTGCATGTTTGCATAACCAGTAGAGCGTTGTGTAACGACAGGAGGAAGTCAGCATAAAGTGTGTAAACTCTTTTACCGTACTGTACAGCGTATGATTATTGGGGATGATTGGAGGTTTTGCAGTCTGGCCGGTGTGGATGTTTTATGTGCCGGCAGCTGGTGCCAAGGTAATATGAAGTAATGCTCTTGTCAGGCTCTATTGTCTCTTCTGCTGGCCTCATCTCCCACTTGCAGGCTGTAAAAGTGGAGTCATTTGAACCGCTAATGAACTGAGAGTCTGGACCTGCAGCAGATAAAGCCAGCcagaaaaagatcatttttttcactctcagcttttttttttaagtccttttaaaatcacattttaatatcCTTCTAACATTTTGCTTTGCTCTCTCATACAACTTAATGCTTTAAACATtataaaatcactttaaataagttaaacctttcagagaaataaaaaaatctttgaagcaCAAAGCGAACAATATGTGTATTGGATGCAACATTAagtagttaatattttaaccctgtaataaaatctataaaaaacaaaagacacagtaaacaatgtatatttaaatctatttaacaTATTTCTTAATGTTAGTTTAAGTTGGAAAACCTTTAGGAAAAAAGTTCCTTACTCACTCACCGTCTCacatttgatccacacatttttaacatggtgtaactgtattcTAAAGAAGTAATTATCAACAAAATTagcattctttcaatacagcaagaagtactttaaaaatgcacaacagTTGATGAATTATTCttaccataaagttttgaaatttagcaaaaatgttcccgccaaaagtgtgaGACTTCATggaagccgccattttgaaatgtcAGAAAcagtccttctactgcccctagtggaatgatggtgaactgcagggcagaaagCATGGATCAAGTGAGAGAGGTTTTTATAATGTTAAGAAGTTAGGGGAACTCAGAAATGCCTTCATCAAATATGATACCAATGATTATGTAGGGTTAAGAGcagttttaatttctgttttattttggcagtTCGGATCGTTTTTAGTGTTTCATGTGTCTCTTGGTTCAGTTCCTGTATCAGGGATGAGAGTTTGTGATGCAAAATTgtgttgcttcatttttttttctaccatcaCTCAGATGAACCTAAACGTTTTTTAGAGTTCtttgctttaaattttaattaaatgcttaccaatttcaactggattttttattaaaaaatagattagaaGTCAGACTTTTGGATgattaaaagtgtgttttaagttttaggtaatttttttaaggtggtTGTAAATACAGCAAAGATAATTGCTTAATCTCAGCCTGTCTatccaaaaagaaaatgaaagcttCAGCACAGACGCTGGGGTCCTGCAGGGATGATTGAAGCAGCAGAACCCCAAAGCGACAAACGTTTATGATCAGACATCTGTGATTCTCCAGCTGGAGCTGATGAGCTGAGGGTGTGTTGTCAGGAAAGGATTGTGATACAGCAGAAGACACTGAGGTGCGCTACACAGTTCACCTTGCACTAATGGTTTAAAGTCATTGATCAGCGATTGAAATAAAAAGCCATCTAAATTTGTGCGCGTGAGTCAAACTGAGGAAATGAGATTGACCTGGCTGTGCATGGAGACACTGTCCTTCTGTCTTGCGCGCTGGTTCCTGCCTGTAAATCAGCTGCAAAGCTCCTTTGTGTTGGCAAAGGAGGGAGCCGTTTATTTCCTTTATTGTCCTGCAGCCCAGATGCTGGAGGTGAGCAATCAAGACAAAGTCCAAGAGGAGCCGAGTTTGCATTCACAGTATGAGAGTGTAGGCAGATCCAGAAGTTCTAAAGCCTCTAAAACCAAATCCTAATGAAGACTAACTAATGTTAAAACTTCTTTTTAGATTTAGAGTTGGTAGATTAGGATTTGGAttataaaataagataaatacaGTAGTGAAAGTGGAAATATTGAATATGATACAGAAACAAAATCTTTAGTGTGAACCTTTGTCAAGTCAACAGGTTATtgatttgtaataaataaaatgtaagcaTTTTAAGAACTGTAATTTACTTATTCttaattagaaaatgtttaaaaatgccaTTTCCAGTCCAAACATGTTGCATTTTCCTGACTCCTTCCCTCTTTGTCTCTTTAAGCTTGTGGCAGCGATAATCTTCATCAGTATCGGAATCATTGGATCCTTCCTCTGCGCCATTGTGGATGGGGTCATTGCGTCAGAGTTCATAGTAAGTGCCGCATGTATTCACACGATTGCTGCTGTTAATAGCATGTGTGCCGACACTTATATTTATGGGTCAATTAAAAGAGCGGCAGAGATCCAACTCAGCTGCTGGCGCCTCATTGGACATTACACATGTGGGTAACGCCTGCTCTAAAGAGAGCTTAAAACAGGAATAATATGGATATCAGCTGTGCTGTCACGGCTctgtagatatatatatttatatgatgctctcaacataaaacaaaaatcacatttattgcACATTCAGCCTTCTGGGGGTGAAATGGTTTGATTAGCttataaaaatgcataaagtgCCAGCAGGTTTTACCATGGGAGGGGTTTGTAGTAAAGAGCAGCGGTCAGCTTTGTGAAAACACATTCAGTAAATCTTTACAGCTCCAGTGATGAAGAGTTCATGAGGTTGTGGGACgagaaaacaaatcaatacacgacagacagacggaaatattaatcaaagaaagaaaatatgtaaaatactAGCTTTATATTCAATTTACTACTgaaaaaacgtctttttttctctaatacaacatttgttttctgttacaGGACATTAGGCCTTTACAAGAGGGTCTCTGTGATTATTATACCAGTGGAAGTGGCTATGCTTATGACAGCTACAGTGTAGAGGTAATTAACATCATTATGACTTCTCTGTAGAAGActcaaatacttgtttttattgatctAAGTGTGCTCTTTGGGGTtcatttgttgcttttctctttggttaaaatgttaaaagtgaaATGTCGACATCTAGTGGTTACAAACTCTTACTACACATCAGAGtgacttgtttctttttttctgaacaaaaaaaaaaacttttcctgtAGAGGACATGCAGCAAACACTGCACACTCAAAGTGAAGAGCAACACCTGCTACTGCTGCTACCTGTACAACTGTGAAAGGTCAGATATGAGATTTATTTTACTCATATATGTATAAGCTGGTAAAACACAAACTTGGGAATAGACAGGACGTAAACAGACCATCCTCTTCTTCCAGTCCAGAGTACCACACACGCTACTACCAGTTCGAGGGGGTGAACAGCTGCTGGGATGTGATCCACATGTACCGTCTCATGTGGGCCTCTGTGGTTCTCAACGTAATCAGCTTGTTCCTGGGCATCATCACTGCCGCCATCCTGGGAGCGTATAAGGACATGGTGAGCAGGAGGAAAAGTCAAGCTACGGGAAAAACATCTGggcaataaattaaaaaaaaaaaaaatcaggcaaaGGGAAATTTACAGGCACCCAGAGTCCTGCGTGAGATGCTGGTATCTGTATAACACAGGAGGCTGTCACAGATGTTCAAGCTATCATAAATACTCTCTAATATACTTTTGACCTTTCTATTCTGTCAACGGTCTTTGGAGAACAAGATCCTTTTAacatctgttttcatttatgtCAGGAATGAATAAACAGGatgaaaagttattaaaaaaaaacaagtaaaagacATGGTTACCATGGCAACTATATCATTTGTGACACTAAATTGTCTAAAATGATGCCAAAATTGCTTCTCTTAGCATTACAATTTTCACAGAGTCTTCTTTTGCAttgaatttcacaaaaatatactagttttcactttattttttgaaggAGAAGCCATGTCCTCAGGTCGCTCcaagtccagctcctcctcctcacatccTATACAACCCCAACCAGCACATGCTCTCCTACTCCGGCTTCTGCCCCACGGCGCAGGCCCTCCCCGCCTACCCTAACTACCCCATACCCATGCAAGTAAGcaagcaaaaacatttcataaatttgaagaaaacatttctaatcATTTTGCTTCCCTACACTCACTTCTTTCCTGTCAGAACACCAACAACTTCCAGCCACCTGCTACACCTCAGATGATCCCCGACGGAGGCTCCACCCCCTGCTCCTCCGAGGAGAACCAAAGCCAGATGCCCTCCCAGGTCAACATGCAGCCACAGGCGCAGGGAGCCACCCAGGACCCGGGGGGATACATGCTGACCCCCAACGCTCCAGCTCTGTACGGATCCTCCTACAGCCCCTTCGAGAAACCCCCACCGTACGCCTGCTGATGCAGCACAACTTAGAAGAATTCACGAGCTCAACCATTACAAGTCGATTCAACGCGCACAtaaagctgctgcagacgaTTCCATAAGAGAACCAACGTTTGATCATGTTTAGGAAGCGATGCAGCAGCTGGTTTTCTCAAAAGAtgcaagaagaaaaataaagcctAATTAATCAGAATCTTCAATTTTTATGCAACGATATACTAAAATTGTTTAGAAATATCTCCTTTTGTGTTGGCGTTAAAGCTGGACTTCAGATGCTGacacaaacatgtttctgcGTTACACTTTAGCTACATCCACTTAGAAGAAAAGGGCTTCACGAAACATCTAGAAATAAACCTTCTGTTGGTTCTGCTTTTGTGTAAATCATGTGCACTTTAAAGTCAACTCACTGTATTATTGATGATGCTTGTTAACTGTTGTGTACTCTTAGCGCCACTCTTAAATCTATTTGTTCTTCATGTGTTGTGAAGTAAAGGGCTTTGAGAACGTATGAGCTTAAACAGAACTCCACTtctcagaaaatgtctttttttgttgttggcaCCTGCGTTCAgacgttttttgttttcttgaaacaagCTCAACAAAATGACACAATCTTGGAAATGTATCATCCCTGAGCTTCTCATGTTAGCACTTTAGCACAAATCTGAATTGATCATTAAGTGTATCTTGTATTGTCTCGACTGTGCATTGTTTTAAAGATGTCAAACAATTCCATTTAATCATTGAGCAATAAACCATCTCTGCACTCATCTTCCAGCATGACATGATGACTTCCTGCCAGCACTAATGCTAACCCACAAAATTTAGCTTTactaaaacaaggaaaaataaaagagaatgcGCACAATgaacaaaaagcttttattttttttaaataggagtCTCACTGTTGAGGAAGGTCAGGGCGACTTCACTCAGCATTGTACACATACTGGcagtttaaagtgaaaaataaaaacaggaataaaatataataataaagttCAAGATACAACAcataggattaaaaaaaatacaataaaagatcAAGCTCTATACTCTGGCATCCATTcatcaaacagaaaaatcatACAGAATGAAGTAAAAGTAAAGAAGGAGCCCTTTTGGCATTCTGGGTCAAAATGCTCCTCtgacattcttttattttgtgggTTGCTCAGCACCGATAGATGAAGACGAGTTCCTACAGACGGATGATGCTCGGACCTCCTGGCTTTGGCTCCAGCCGACTCTCCAGCACGTTTCACACCCGTCAGCTGTTACAGAAACTTAAAGGTGCAGgcagaaatactattttttttagttcagctTTGGATCGACTGTGCGTGAAACCACAGGGAACTGAAGGTAGTGTTTCCGTTCTGTTGTGTTTAAAGCGTTGTACAGTCACATTATTTACAGACTCAGCATTTTACAGCGCACTCGTGGTCATTCTCAGTAGCTCGTGTGGTTAATGCAGTGCTCGGGCCCCTCCCTGTGCTTCTACGGCCCCTCCATCCTCCTCAGGTTGATCCGTGTGGTTGACCGTCTCCGTGAGTCAGAGAGaggatgggggcggggcttcggTGATAGAAATGTCTGATAATCCACAGGTGAAAATGCATAGGAGGTTGGTTTCAGTTTCCCGCAACAAGACGTGGTGTTTGATCTCCTACAGTACTGCACCCTTGTGAAATAATTGACCTGTTTGGAGAAGGGGGAGGCTCAGGACGTGTTTGGGCTCGTTGTTGTTTTGTAGGCAcgaggttgatttttttttttttttaaggttgcaGGCAGACATGGAGTGCTtagcagcagagaggaaatcccagACGGTGGCTTCACCCGCCGCAGTCCATTTATACCTGCAACTGTGTGCAAGGTTCGACACCACAGCTCAGTGCGGCGCTATAGTGGGGAGGAGTCAGCATTTTAAGGGCATTTAAGAAGTCCGTTATCAGTCCAACCCTTTGAGTTCTCTTTCCACTTTTCTCAGTGTCAGCACCTCAGTCTTTGAATATGAATCGAATCAAAGCAACACGCCCACAAAGCCTTCTCTCCACCTCTTTGTTTAACCACAAGATGTGGAGGAAAACACTCCTGCTTCCCTTATGGGTTTACAAGGCTGCAATCGACAGGCAGTCAGTTAGGAAGTGATGTGCATATTTCTAGCTGATGATAGAGATAAATTGCTGCTTGTCTGATGTGCAT
It contains:
- the LOC112160335 gene encoding transmembrane protein 255B, with the translated sequence MPQPEAQQTAPRASTEATDTAALYVRRGRTALWVTISLLVLALVLLTVGLLSATRTDNIPASGYYPGIALSFGAFLGIVGIYLVENRRPMLVAAIIFISIGIIGSFLCAIVDGVIASEFIDIRPLQEGLCDYYTSGSGYAYDSYSVERTCSKHCTLKVKSNTCYCCYLYNCESPEYHTRYYQFEGVNSCWDVIHMYRLMWASVVLNVISLFLGIITAAILGAYKDMEKPCPQVAPSPAPPPHILYNPNQHMLSYSGFCPTAQALPAYPNYPIPMQNTNNFQPPATPQMIPDGGSTPCSSEENQSQMPSQVNMQPQAQGATQDPGGYMLTPNAPALYGSSYSPFEKPPPYAC